AACGATCAACGAGTAGCTTGGGATCAACACCTGGTAGATTCAGCAAGTACATAGCTTCAGAAAATGCTTTCAACAGCGAACAAATGCTTCATGCCTCACTGTCCTTGACACTCTTCTTTGTACGCGGGTTACTGCTCAACCCTTTGCGACCTTGTTCCATGGCATCTTCTTCATGGCACGCTTCGCTGTATCGTTTGCAGACGACTTGGATTTCTTTCCAGCGACCTTCCACTCATCCTTCGTCGCCTCTGATGATGATCCTGCTGCAGCATCGCTCTCGTAAGGTGGGGGTGGATCAGCTACGGAAGCGACATGTGGTGACGCCGCTGGCTGGTCCTGCAGCAAGGTGGCTTTCTCATCTAGCAATGTGGACTCTGGCCCATTCTCGGGCCCTTCCGAAATCTGTTTGACTTCCTTTTCTTCAGACGGCAGAGGTATTTCACTTCGCGTCTCCTCTCCAGGCTCATCAACCTTCTCTGCTTGTGAGTCGGTTCGCTTCTGCTCTTCAGCTTCAGCCTGCTTCTCAGCCGCGTGTTGCAGTTGACGCTTTTCTCTCTCCCTTTCTTGCTTACGCCTTCTCTTCTCAATCAGCATCAGCTTCTTGAACTCCGGCTGTAGGTACTTAAGCTCTCCATTGTTGCGAATAGCTAACGCCTTCAAGATCTGCGAGCGGTAGTCCTTCGTGAAATGCGAGTCCTGGAACCTCTTCTGTGCGGAAAGGAGACCTGGCTTGCGAACCGAGTAGCCACGCAATGATCTAGAATCCTCGATCCAGCTCTTCTTGACTTGCGGCCGCAGGTCAGTCCACATATCAGAGGCGATAGATTGTGCATAATCATCTGGCTCGTCGATCTCTAGATCCTCACATACTATTGGTAACGCATGGAAGAGGAAGAAATCTTTGCCTTTTCCACCCTCGTCCTTGGGCTGTGGCTCGATGCTTGTTGGTACACCGAAGTCGCGGACCTTCACAGGCTCCTCCCATTTAGCGAGCGGCACCGTTTTTGCGATGGGATTGTTGACAGGTATGGAGCCCTCTTGCGGTGCTTTGGGCACAGGTCCATTGGCGATATGACCTTTGCGAATCGCTGCAGAACTCGCGGCCTTCTTAGGTCGGTTTTCGACTGCGCCGGACAACGTCACAGGCTTGCCTTTTGGAGGCTTTCCTCCTCTCGTTGCCTGTGATGCAAATCGCTTGGCCTCCTCAAGCTGAGCAGTGCTGAAGGTATGTAAATTGCTCGTGGATCGCGTGTCTGTGCTAGTCGTAGTCTTGATGCTCCTGTTGTCTGACAAGTCAACGGCATCTTCTGTGGTGGTGGCCTTGACAGACTTCCCACTAGGCATGGGCGGCTGCTCCCTTTCAGGCTGCGGTGACTCATTGTTGCTGCCTGGCTTGATCATGCTCACGACTCGTTGCTTCGGCACTGGCGGTACCTTACGAGATCGATCCTCTGCAAATCTGATCAGAAGAGGGTCGCGACCATTGATAATTCTTTTTCCGTTCATCTGACGCTTTGCAGCGACGGCACTCTCAAGATTCACAAAGTGGACGAAGCCACAGGCCTTCTTAGGCATTACCTTCGCAGATTCGACCTTTCCAAACTTCGCAAATGTCGCTTTCAGTAGATGTACTGTGGTGGTGTTCCGCAGGCTGCCAACCCACAAGACCTTGCTGGGATTCCCTGCTGAATCTACATCCGTGGGCTCAGGAGCTGATTGTCTCACTGCAGGCGCTTCACTCGAGGCATGTGGCGCTATGCCCTGCGGGTGGGCAGCAGCGTCTCTGTCGGCCTGCTCCTGACTCTCTTCGGCCCAATCCAAGGATTGTGCGATCCAGGCTGGCACGGTAGACGCAGCGGAGGTTACTTCTGATATCAAGCCGGGCTCACTGGCAGCTTCTGCTGCATCATCTGGCTTGCTGGGCTCGGGATGGCTGTCTGCGATGGCTTCAGAAACCATGACTGCATCTCCCCTCGCGTCGCCTGCTGGGTTCTTCTCTTCGCTACCAACTTCTGCTGATGGCAACGACACTGTGCTCGTTGCCGGCGTCTCGAGATCCAAAAGTTCATGACTTGTGTCGCAGTTCTGTAAATCCCGAAGCTCACGATCAGAAAAGGCGCCACTGCTATCGCTGCCATCGTCCGACGGCACTTTCAGAACATCGGGGGCTGGTACTGTGGCACTCATCCTGTCAGCAGCTGTTGGAGCTGATCGTGCCTCGTCATTTGAATCTCGTGTGGTCTCCTCATCGACTCGGTGGACAATTGGCTCAACAGCATCCAGCTCATCGAGATCTTCCTCGGTCAATACAGTGTCTGCGATGCTCGCTGTATCTGCGATGGAGATATTGTCACTCATCAATGAGCGCTTGTACTCGACGACTGCGATCCTCGTCCGTTCTTCGTGGTCTCTGGCCAAGCTAGTGGAGCCATCGGTCAGGAGGAAATCCTCGCGATCTCGAACCAGTTTCGCTGTCGCCGCCCGCTCAGTCCAGAAGATCTTGTTCCTGTCAGAGAGACCATCCCAAATGCCCATGGCCATGCCTCTGATCGGCTCGTCCGGCGTAAGGAGCCCAGCATCGTGGCATATTGCGTGCAATGCGTGGTGAGTGAAGAGGTGTTGGCCAAAGGTCTCAGGCAGCTCGTCCTCCTTATCTATGAAAACTGCTGATATTTCAGGCCTATCAGTGACCAGAGTATTCAACGGTACAGCCATTGAACTGTCCTCGAACTCAGACGTCGCCGAGACCTATCGAAAGAGTCGTGTTTGCTGCATCAATGATTCCTCACCGTCACTCCACGCGGCCCAAAGTGGTGCTGGTACCTGCGTTTGATGGCGATCAATTATGAGATCACTGTCATGCTGGCACCTCAGAAGCAATATCGCTGCCATTAACAAGAATGCGCGGTATCGCCATAGCAATGGGTGTGCTCCGGAGACCCTTGACGGAACGGCGTCCACGCAGCAAAAAAGCTTCTCAAGACGCGTTCGCGTCGCGCCTGCTTTGGGAACATTTCTCTCTGTCGCTGTTAACATCTACTTCGTTCGATTTAGATGGATACATAGGCTAATAGCCGGTTGATGCTAGCAGGCTATTGTCCTCTCACCGAACACGATGCTGTACACCAAAGATCGCACGAGCATGGGCCAAGCGCGAAGAAGCAATGTGTCCACGCGTTCGACACAAGAGCCACCGCTAGACCACGAGATATCCACAGTACCGCTGCGTGTCGAACATTGCATCCTTCCCACACGACCTCCACTTGCCTCGCAATGGAAATATGCATATGTCAGCATCAGGCGAAGAGATCTGCATCAAGATTTGCCAAGAACTGCCATGTTAGCCACTACGGCTACCAAGATGCTGCTTACTTCGCAGCGTAACATGCTACATTCTCTTTGCCGATGGCGTAGCCTATAGTCAGTGCTATAGCTTACTGTTTGCCTTACAGTTACAGCCCATCTACTGCTTGGGCTCATGGAGCAATCTCCTACCAGCTGCCACGATGCGCCTTGATCGAACCATAGCATCTGGCATTGGAGCCGCGTCCCTGCTCAACCAACAGGTCTTCGCCACAAACTTCCTTGACCACGACAGTCTACTGGCCGGTGTAGAAGATCCCGCTTGGTTTGAAGAGAATGTGCCAATCCTGGATATACCTGAAGAGCAGATTCGAATCGTTTACTACTACAGGTGGCAAACATGGCGGGAGCATCTCTTCTACACTGGACCGCAGTATGGATACTTATCGACAGAGTTCTGAATGCTTTCGCTATAAGTTAGGAGGTATGCTGCTCCGCGTGGAGGCATTGTCGCTGCAGCAGGGCAACATATTAACGAAGGACGATGGCTACGCGACAGGAAACCTGGCCAGGATATTGTCAATTATGATGTTACAATATGTTTACGATCTCACTGGACTGATGTTGGTGATATAGTGGCTCGCTGGACCAGGACAGTTCGAATAGCCTGCTACCGAGGACGTCAACCCGAGTACATATACCTGGATGAAACCCTCATTGTCAATTCACTAGTCTCCGCAGATTGGGAGTACTTTGGGCTTGAGAATGTTGCATACCACGGTCACAACGTCACTGTGTTGTGGGACGAGACTGGCACGCATTATGATCAAGGTGAGTCAATCCAATCGCGAGCGACGACTTCCATACTCAACATACTTCCTCTCGGCCAAGGTCTTCGAGTCTGGGTCAATGATCAATCCGCCGGCAATAGAGCAGACCTAGGCGCTCTCACAATCACTATACCACCACCAAATGTCCAGCCCATTAGCGACCTTGTCAACATCGCCGCCAACAGCCTGAACCTCCTTCAGGGACCACAAGCAAACGCGTCCTTCTCCACGACGATTGGAGGAGATAATTTTACCCACGGCATAGATGGCAGTATCTTCCGCCGCAAATTCAGAACCCTGCTCTGAACGTGCGCTGGACGACATACAGCAGTCCAAACCCCTCAGACTGGTACAGCATCGATCTACGCCGGCTTCAGGCTATGTCGGAGGTGCATGTGTACTTTTATGACGACGATGGAGGAGTTCGGGTACCGACTTCCTATGATCTTCAATGTCTCCCCTCGAACGTGACGAATATGACCGGCACCTGGACCACGATCGCAGACCAACAGATAGATGGCATACTGTCGAACAATGCACGCATTCGAATAACATTTCCCTCAGATCATCACTTCCCAGATTCAAATTGTTGCGCCGAATCGAGGGAATGGGACGGGGTGGGGTTTGTCAGAGGTACAGGTGTGGACACGACCGATCTTCATGATCAGCACTGTTGGTAGCGGAGAGGTGATTGATGCTGGCAACAGCTCATCCATGCTCCAGCTGTCCACGGAGGTGAGCAGCAAGACTCAGCTTTGGGAGTTTTTACCGGCTCCGGGAGGATGGTTGAAGATCAGGAATGTCGGTAGCGGCCAGCTCATGATGGTCTCGAGCGCTTCGCAAGATGCCGGTGCTACAGTGGAGCAGGATGAAGATTATGGTGACGATGGCCAGTTGTGGAGGGTGCAGGATATGGAGGGGAGTGGGCAGTTCTTGATCAGGAACAAGGCAACCGATGTGGTGGCAAGTGTAGATGGGCAGATGGTTGTGCAACAGGCTGCACTGAACGGAAGCACAAGCCAACTGTGGAAGTTGCTTGCTTCTGTGCCGCCTCCTTGATGACAGTCGCCCAGCAAAGGTCTTAGCAAGGTCGCACCTTCCTCGTGATTAGAGCTATGCATAAGTGAAGGTGCCGTTATGCCGCCTCAAGCTTGGACTCCTCAACCGCGCCGTTTGACCCTACACATGTGACCTTCGTTCACTACGCTCTGGACACTGTTATCAACGCGGCCGTCGTCGCAGCCATCCACGAGGCGTACCCAGACCTCGATGAGGCTTGCAAGATTTCCGAGGGCTCGAATGGTATTACTAGGCGCTCTCGTATCATGCCGCGCGTCTAGGCTGGCTCGTGCGATCGTGCGTGAGTTGTGAGAGCACGGCAGCCTCAGCAGGGACTACCATGACGATCGAGTGGAATGAGCGATGAAGTGATTAAGCACCGAGCCAACTCGGACAGTATGAGCTGAACCAGGTTGCGATAGGTGATGACAATGCTCCGGGTGGGCAAGTGGTAGAAAGATCACCATGAGGCAATAATAGCCATGAAATGAAAATGTCAAGTCTCACTCATTACTCCTTGTTTTGCTTGATGTCGTCGTGGTTTGTCGTCTTCGCATGTGCCCGTTTCGATACCACTGTCTTTGACTTAGCTTGATGACAGTGATGCATGAGATCTGATAATGACTTCACGGTTCAGTCACTACTTGCCTAAGATATAGGTTGTGGATGAGCCATAACCCCATGCCTCACACCATCTCGCACCCCATCCCTCTCGCCTATCTTTCCTCAATACGGCCCACACTCCCTCTCCAACCACGTCCGACTCATCTCATCCTCCTCAAAGAACGGCAACGTCTTCTCCAGCACCTCCTTGTGATAATCCGTCAACCAATGCCTCTCCTTGTCCGACAGTAACGTCACATCAATCAGCTTCCTACACATCGGTACCATCGTCACATGCTCGAAGCCGTAGTATGGCTTATCGCCGAAATTGTGCTTCGTCTTGACCTCCTTCACCATGATCACATTCTCAATGCGGATTCCAAAGTTACCATCCTCGTAGTAACCAGGCTCATCACTGATGACGTTTCCGATTGATAGGGGAACTTCTGAGTATTGGATGCGAGTGCCGATGCCGATGGGGCCTTCGTGCACGTTGAGGAAGCTGCCGACGCCGTGGCCCGTACCGTGGCGGTATTCGAGGCCGTATTGCCAGAGGTATTGGCGGGCTAGGGTGTCGAGGGCGAAGCCGGATGTCCCTTTGGGGAAGACAGCTTGTTCGAGGCCGATGTTGCCTTTGAGAACAAGGGTGTAGGCTTCGATCTCGGCGGCTGTGGGTTCACCGAAGTGGAGCGTTCGGGTTGTGTCTGTTGTGCCATCGAGATACTGCGCGCCGGAGTCGCAGAGGTAGACTTTACTAGGATCGATAGTGGAGCAGTTGCCTGGTTCGGGTTTGTAGTGGATTACGGCGGCGTTGGGACCTGTAGAGGAGATGGTGTCGAAGGAGAGGCCGACGAATTTGTCGTGCTTGCTGCGGATTGCTTCGAGCTTGTCGGCGGCTTGTACTTCGTCGAGTTTGGAGCCTTTGTTGACGAGCTCGTTCTCTAGCCAGGCGAAGTATTCGACCAACGCTGCGCCGTCGCGGATGTGACACTTTCTCatgccttcgagctcggtgCTGTTCTTGATGGCCTTGGCGTCGCCGATGGGTGATCGAACCTCATCGACCTTGTCTTCGCCGCCTAATGATCGTGACAGTGCCCATGACGCTCTCGTAGAGATGAGGAACTTCTGCTTGGTTGTGTTCGAACTGCCATTTGTGGTAGTTTCAGAGTTCGCCAAAGTTGTGATGTCGGAGAAGATGCTGTCGTAAGGACGTATCGAAATGCCTGCAAGATGTGCCTTTGCGTTGTCTTGTAGCTTGCTCTCGTCGACGTATAGCGTTGCGCTGGTAGGCGTGATGACGGCGTACGAGAAGAAGACCGGGTTGTATGGAATGTCATTCCCGCGAAGGTTGAACAGCCATGCGATCTCGTCAAGCATGCTGACCACGAATGCGGCCGCCTTCTTCTTGTCCAACTCCTTGCGCAGCTcctcgatcttctcttggaATTGCTTGCCGGCGTACTCCATACCCAGCACCTTCACCGGCTCACTCGGCCTTGGTGGCTTGTCCTTGCCCCATACTTTGTCGACGAGGTTCTCTGCTATTGCGACCAGCTCTTTGCCGCCCTTCTTCTTGATCTTCTCCGCCAGCTTCCTGCCTTCTGGTGCTGTGATGGTGGTAGGG
Above is a window of Fulvia fulva chromosome 6, complete sequence DNA encoding:
- a CDS encoding putative Xaa-Pro aminopeptidase P is translated as MRTSLTRWLSRSPSTLPLAHRTFHAASRLYRPAEMDKVDTTDRLTRLRELMREHKVDLYIVPSEDAHSSEYIAPTDARREFICGFSGSAGTAVIGREKAALATDGRYFNQASHQLDSNWTLLKQGLQDAPTWQEWTIEQAEDGKTVGVDPTTITAPEGRKLAEKIKKKGGKELVAIAENLVDKVWGKDKPPRPSEPVKVLGMEYAGKQFQEKIEELRKELDKKKAAAFVVSMLDEIAWLFNLRGNDIPYNPVFFSYAVITPTSATLYVDESKLQDNAKAHLAGISIRPYDSIFSDITTLANSETTTNGSSNTTKQKFLISTRASWALSRSLGGEDKVDEVRSPIGDAKAIKNSTELEGMRKCHIRDGAALVEYFAWLENELVNKGSKLDEVQAADKLEAIRSKHDKFVGLSFDTISSTGPNAAVIHYKPEPGNCSTIDPSKVYLCDSGAQYLDGTTDTTRTLHFGEPTAAEIEAYTLVLKGNIGLEQAVFPKGTSGFALDTLARQYLWQYGLEYRHGTGHGVGSFLNVHEGPIGIGTRIQYSEVPLSIGNVISDEPGYYEDGNFGIRIENVIMVKEVKTKHNFGDKPYYGFEHVTMVPMCRKLIDVTLLSDKERHWLTDYHKEVLEKTLPFFEEDEMSRTWLERECGPY